Below is a genomic region from Zea mays cultivar B73 chromosome 9, Zm-B73-REFERENCE-NAM-5.0, whole genome shotgun sequence.
ACTGTACATTATTGTGGAAAAGGCTGTTTCCAAGACCTACTCTCCGCATAGAATATAACTAAATATATTTCAAGCGGCTCAATTCTGACATTGAGCCGACTTGTGTACACAGAACCAGGAAACTTCAAGCATCAGATTCTTTCAAGTGGCCAAATTCTGAGGTGCTGACAAAGAAATCGTTCCTTCACGGAATCCAAGCGCATCGTTTTCCTTCGTACCATCGAGTCTTGCATTGCGAGACCATTCTTCATCCAGCACTGACTACTTTTGAAATCTGAGATCAGGCCACTTCCTTCTTACGGAAGATGTTCATCGCGTCACTGTATAGGGCGACAGAATTTGACAGGACAGCAAGCACGATCATGGTTACAGCCAGAATCTTGTCGCGCTTGCTCGCGATTCCGTAAGAATCCCTGCAGAAATTCAAGCCACGATATTACATGCTATACAAAATGGCTTGGCTAGTAGTAGGCAACATACACCAAGAACTAAACATTGAGTTACCTAAGTATGACCATGGCAGGAAATATAAAACCAATCAGGACAGCAGCTGTGGCACCAGTAAACTGGAACGCGTCCCAGATGCTTGGTATGAGAATGGCAGCAAGATAAATTACTGCGAGGAGAGAGACGGTGATGATGGCGAATCTCTTGTTGTCACGAGAGATGTGCCTTGACGTGGGGAAGAGCAACCCATCCAAGTTGAGCCGGAGGGCAAAGAAGACAATGGGAAAGACAAGCATGACATGTGCTGCATAGCTCACTCGCACTATGTCATCGAAGACTGAACTGAATGGAATGCCAAGATTTGCGTCAAAGTTGGCGAGCACGTCGTCCAGTGTGCCTTCACCGAAGAGGAGATAAGCAAAGAAACTTGTGGCAATGTAAACACTGGAGCACAGGAACAGCGATGTTCGCACAATCGGCTTGATCTGTGTTCTGTCTTCAAGTTCATTGTCAATGCTGTGAACTGTGGAAACATGAACATGGTGGATTTAGAATCTGGATGTTTGAATAATCAGAAGAGTATCTTCACAATGATAGCACATACCGTTATAGTGGCAGATATAGGCCGTAACAAGAACAGGGACAGCTGTAAAAAGATTCCAGATAGAATTAAGACCATCTAATTCTGGAAAAAGTTTGGGCATCGCTACAGTTCCATTGAAGAGTTTGATGATGGCAATCCCAGCAGTAATTACGACAAAAACTACTGCCAGGGCAACT
It encodes:
- the LOC100283030 gene encoding amino acid transporter AVT6A-like isoform X1 translates to MGIGDGSSNGNQQPVHKEIRDETTPLLPVKVEEDEGFHEFNGASFSGAVFNLSTTIVGAGIMALPASIKMLGIIPGILLIILVALLTEASIDMLVRCSHQGKITSYGWLMGEVFGQWGRIALQASVIINNVGVLIVYMIIIGDVLSGTTSGDVHHRGILEGWFGAHLWNSRAIVLLATALLVFAPLVSFKRLDSLRYTSALSVALAVVFVVITAGIAIIKLFNGTVAMPKLFPELDGLNSIWNLFTAVPVLVTAYICHYNVHSIDNELEDRTQIKPIVRTSLFLCSSVYIATSFFAYLLFGEGTLDDVLANFDANLGIPFSSVFDDIVRVSYAAHVMLVFPIVFFALRLNLDGLLFPTSRHISRDNKRFAIITVSLLAVIYLAAILIPSIWDAFQFTGATAAVLIGFIFPAMVILRDSYGIASKRDKILAVTMIVLAVLSNSVALYSDAMNIFRKKEVA